The Malus sylvestris chromosome 14, drMalSylv7.2, whole genome shotgun sequence genome segment GCCAACAGGGAAAGTACTGGATACCAAATTTGTTtcctagggtttagggtttagacaAAGTTGAGAGAAGAATTACCTAGTAATAAGCTCCTAGACAATGTACCTCGTTCGAACACAGAAGATTCAAGAAAACAGCAAATATTATGTAGTCTAGCAGCACAAAGGACACAAATCGAAAGAATATAAACTCGGAGGTTAAAAATCGTTTAGGTCTTCTGTCAGCTAGCTAAAAAAGCACATTCGGTCTATTTCTGGACAAATCCCAGATCACCATAATCTGCATTGAACTTTGTAGAAGCAAAACAAATGCTTGCATCTGATCACTAAGCATAAAAATGAACAAGAAACAAGGACTTTCTTTTCTTGGACTTAAAAAAAAGTAAGAGCATTTGCATTACACAAGAAAGTGCACATAATCTCAACACAAATATATGTATAGAAAACTTGTTTACAGTCTAGCGATCTGGACCGACTTCTGAAGGGCCTGCATAAGATTTCTCATGATCCTTGGCTCACCAGGAGGTGTCTTGTCCTTCAAGCGTCCGTTTCTGACGGCTCGGAAAATTGGGCGGGAGCCGTCACTTGGTGGAAAAACCAAGCAGTCTATGTACACAGGGACCTCAACCTCCGCATTCCCAATTGTAACAAAACCCAATCTAGTCCCACCTGCAATTTTGTCCACCTGTTCCATCGCAATGTACAAGAAAATATTCAGTCCATTGCTAGGTCTCAAAGCCATTGTCATAATATCTTCCAATGTGTCCATGCAACTGGCAGCTTAAATATGAAGGTCAACATCGCTAAGGCAATATAAACTAACGCTTATAAAAGTGCTTCCAACGGAACGCCTGTTTGCGATTTCAAACTTTTGagtaaaataaaggaaaatggAGGAACATAAACAAACAGAAATGTGCAGAAGCTGAAAATGGATGTTCGGAAAATCAATTcctaaaataaaaggaaaaaaagaatatATTATGTACCTTCAATGGCATATCAAGAGGCAGGTTAGCTCCTTGGCACAGACTATTAGCCCACTGTTGAACAAAACGCAGCGTTTAAGGcaagaaaaaatggaaaaaaaaataaattgaaaaaatgggaaaaaataaataactgtTGAACAAAACGCAGCGTTTAAGGcaagaaaaaatggaaaaaaaaataaattgaaaaaatgggaaaaaataaataaattgaaaaaaaacgcTAGAAGGAGGGTTCGAACCTCCGACCTTGTGGTTAACAGCCACACGCTCTAACCAACTGAGCTATTCCAGCTATGTTGTTAGAGTATGCactttaataattaaatagagGTACCTGGAATAGTAAGATTTGGAATCTGGGAAGATCGGTATCCGAGGGCAATTTCATGGTCCCGAGCAAGACGCCGTCTTCGGCGTCGTCGGAAGGAATAAGGCTGTCCTTTTCCTGAGACGAAGCTTTGGCCACCGGTGTTTGATTTTGGTTGCGGTAGTGACGGCCGGAGTGCAAATTAAGCTTAGAAAAGAAGCCGTAGCTAGTGGAGTTGGTGAATACTAGCGGACAGGAAGCAGCCACCGAAGGAGGAGGGGAGAGTGAGACGTGGGAATTGACAAGTGGGAAGTTGAGGCGGCGGAGTGAGCTCATAACTCCTCCCGCCACAGCGACAGAAATGGCCATGGCTGAGTTTTAGAATTGATGGGAAAGAGGGAAGGCGATTCGTTGGAGGATGGAATCGGAATTTAGTGGACGTGCTGCTTTCTTTGTTCACCTTTTACGAGGCGGGAATGGTTGGCGGGAAACGCCCCACCGAGCTTCAATCCTTTCATGCCACATCAGCAAATGTAGGCCACCGTCGCCACAAATTTTGCCATTTTTTAATGTAGAACTAAAAAATCGTTTCATAAGTACATCGctttagtactacgatctgcTAGTATTCgtctttatttataaataagagATTTTAACGTGAATATTGAATTCGATACCAATTTAGATTGCTCATTATGTGGGTTAGCTGAACTCtccctccccctcctctagagtaaaaatatgggaactttaacgaaaagctcccggtattgtttactttaacaaaaaaccaaatttttacactaaaaagtcaatcctggtactattcactttaccctttattttatccttatcgttaaaactcaaagttttcaagtccttttcattagttttccttaaaaatattgatgtactaaaaaaaaaaattttaactgaaaaaaaaaaaaaaaaaacctcttttGATAACTACTCCATTTTttaaaaccaaaaactaaaatctaaaaaccaaattacaaaaaCTCAAGAgaatagttttcatttttttattttcagtttttaaaaacaaaaaatagttatcaaacaacTCTTAACTAATTATTTTccagttttaataaaaattcttCGTTTTCATTTCTCAACAAAGGAGTATAAGGATAGCCCAAAAGAAGTTCAAAAAAACTAGAAGACAAATCAATGCGATTTCAAAATATTAGGTTGCAATGCGAGAAAATTAAAATTCGTTAGCCATTTTGAAAACTACCGTGTTGAGGTTAGcccaaaagaaataaataaaaacaaaaccttcCCACTCATTCAGCTGCCATTCTAATTTCAATGGACAACTCAGAAAATTAAGTCCTATGTGTGAGGTATACACATCCCCTGCAAGCAACGAGTAGGAGAGGATCTGGACTCTGAATTTGTACACATAATAAGtaaaaaacgaaaaataaaaatttaataatccACAAGTACAACACCGGAATAACAGAACAAACTCTCATTtcattaaaacgtaatactctc includes the following:
- the LOC126598949 gene encoding uncharacterized protein LOC126598949; translated protein: MAISVAVAGGVMSSLRRLNFPLVNSHVSLSPPPSVAASCPLVFTNSTSYGFFSKLNLHSGRHYRNQNQTPVAKASSQEKDSLIPSDDAEDGVLLGTMKLPSDTDLPRFQILLFQWANSLCQGANLPLDMPLKVDKIAGGTRLGFVTIGNAEVEVPVYIDCLVFPPSDGSRPIFRAVRNGRLKDKTPPGEPRIMRNLMQALQKSVQIARL